The proteins below come from a single Nocardioides eburneiflavus genomic window:
- a CDS encoding peptidylprolyl isomerase: protein MLKRLATVAACLSVLVLSACGNEGDGADSASDPSSETSSEPTAAGETITCDYPEDGQEPAREVEAPDAEAPAEGTVTATMTTNFGDIGLTLDAATTPCTVNSFVSLAEQGFYDDTPCPRIGDKDGFGILQCGDPTGTGSGGAGYSFADELSGDETYPAGTLAMANAGPDTNGSQFFLVFRDSQLPPSYTVFGTIDEAGLEVIDAIAAEGNDNSNPAGGGAPNKDVTIEEVTVG, encoded by the coding sequence ATGCTGAAGCGACTCGCCACCGTGGCCGCCTGCCTGTCCGTCCTCGTCCTGTCCGCCTGCGGCAACGAGGGTGACGGCGCGGACAGCGCCTCGGACCCCTCGTCGGAGACGTCGAGCGAGCCGACCGCCGCTGGCGAGACCATCACCTGCGACTACCCCGAGGACGGCCAGGAGCCGGCCCGTGAGGTCGAGGCCCCCGACGCCGAGGCCCCGGCCGAGGGCACCGTCACCGCGACGATGACCACCAACTTCGGCGACATCGGTCTCACCCTCGACGCCGCCACCACGCCGTGCACGGTGAACTCGTTCGTGTCGCTGGCCGAGCAGGGGTTCTACGACGACACCCCGTGCCCGCGCATCGGCGACAAGGACGGCTTCGGCATCCTCCAGTGCGGCGACCCGACGGGCACCGGCTCGGGCGGTGCCGGCTACTCGTTCGCCGACGAGCTCAGCGGCGACGAGACCTACCCGGCCGGCACGCTCGCCATGGCCAACGCCGGCCCCGACACCAACGGCTCCCAGTTCTTCCTGGTCTTCCGCGACTCGCAGTTGCCGCCGAGCTACACCGTCTTCGGCACGATCGACGAGGCCGGCCTCGAGGTCATCGACGCCATCGCCGCCGAGGGAAACGACAACTCCAACCCGGCCGGCGGCGGCGCGCCCAACAAGGACGTGACCATCGAGGAGGTCACGGTCGGCTGA
- a CDS encoding neutral zinc metallopeptidase, which produces MITIRQHTIRQHTIALAAAVLSLTALSACDEASGSGSTTGTSPTSPTSPTSSSTPTSEVTPASTGVTIEELADDMRTAEEVVDAFWATHWSEYFTGDYSPPTVVGLYDGNDTSAPWCGDEPLGPGNAFYCPAEDFVAWDAGLMLRGAELGDAWVYLVIAHEWGHAIQARLSPELQAAASEPQADCLAGAALYGAAADGRLTMEEGDEKEIVESLSALADELAWTTTADHGDAFERIDSFDAGRLGGVTACLPE; this is translated from the coding sequence ATGATCACCATCCGCCAACACACGATCCGCCAGCACACGATCGCGCTCGCCGCGGCCGTGCTCAGCCTCACCGCGCTCAGTGCGTGCGACGAGGCGTCCGGCTCCGGATCGACGACCGGGACGAGTCCGACCTCCCCGACGTCTCCGACGTCCTCGAGCACCCCCACGTCGGAGGTGACCCCTGCGAGCACCGGCGTCACGATCGAGGAGCTCGCCGACGACATGCGGACTGCCGAGGAGGTGGTCGATGCGTTCTGGGCCACCCACTGGTCGGAGTACTTCACCGGCGACTACAGCCCACCGACCGTGGTCGGGCTCTATGACGGGAACGACACCAGCGCCCCCTGGTGCGGGGACGAGCCGCTCGGACCGGGCAACGCCTTCTACTGCCCGGCTGAGGACTTCGTGGCGTGGGACGCCGGGCTGATGCTGCGTGGTGCCGAGCTCGGTGACGCATGGGTCTACCTCGTGATTGCCCACGAATGGGGTCACGCGATCCAGGCCCGGCTGTCGCCGGAGCTCCAGGCTGCGGCCTCAGAGCCGCAGGCCGACTGCCTGGCCGGCGCTGCGCTCTACGGTGCCGCGGCGGACGGCCGCCTGACGATGGAGGAGGGCGACGAGAAGGAGATCGTGGAGTCGTTGTCGGCGCTCGCCGACGAGCTCGCGTGGACCACCACCGCCGACCACGGGGACGCGTTCGAGCGCATCGACAGCTTCGATGCTGGTCGGCTCGGCGGGGTCACGGCGTGCCTGCCCGAATGA
- a CDS encoding PaaI family thioesterase yields MEEAAQFASSVPILDAMGVRVLEATAGHAVAELPPEPNVNHFGVTYAGSLYSVAEMLGGVLSLATFDLEGELAGFVPLVKESTIRFRRPALGVVRATASLSDAEVARVRADALATGKGEFVLEATLTDARGEVVASTIGTYQVRRLG; encoded by the coding sequence GTGGAGGAAGCCGCGCAGTTCGCCTCCTCCGTCCCGATCCTCGACGCGATGGGCGTACGCGTCCTCGAGGCCACCGCGGGTCACGCGGTCGCCGAGCTGCCACCGGAGCCCAACGTGAACCACTTCGGGGTGACCTACGCCGGCTCGCTCTACAGCGTCGCCGAGATGCTCGGTGGTGTCCTCAGCCTGGCCACCTTCGACCTCGAGGGCGAGCTCGCCGGGTTCGTGCCGCTCGTCAAGGAGTCGACGATCCGGTTCCGGCGACCCGCGCTGGGCGTCGTACGCGCCACCGCGTCCCTGTCCGACGCGGAGGTCGCGCGGGTCAGGGCGGACGCGTTGGCGACGGGCAAGGGGGAGTTCGTGCTCGAGGCGACCCTGACCGACGCCCGGGGCGAGGTCGTGGCGTCGACCATCGGGACCTACCAGGTCCGGCGCCTGGGGTGA
- a CDS encoding transcriptional regulator — MPGLDPLIHPPTRLQLMSALTAVADAEFSTLRAALGVSDSVLSKQISALVGAGYVRSRKGSHEGRRTTWVGLTDLGHRALREHVAALRDLIEVVDRPAGTNHTK, encoded by the coding sequence ATGCCGGGCCTCGACCCCCTGATCCATCCACCGACCAGGCTTCAGCTCATGTCCGCGTTGACGGCGGTGGCCGATGCCGAGTTCTCCACGTTGCGGGCAGCCCTGGGGGTGAGCGACTCGGTGCTGTCCAAGCAGATCTCCGCGCTGGTGGGTGCGGGCTACGTCCGCAGCCGCAAGGGAAGCCACGAGGGTCGGCGCACGACGTGGGTCGGACTGACCGACCTGGGCCACCGGGCGCTCCGCGAGCACGTCGCGGCCCTGCGCGACCTGATCGAGGTCGTCGACCGACCGGCGGGGACGAACCACACGAAGTGA
- a CDS encoding OsmC family protein, translating into MTDDTPDQDLRSVEIARIGPARFKATNARGGETFFGTGGEDPDFTPVELLLAAIAGCSALDVEAITHKRTSSTTFDVHAEGRKVRDEGGNHLTGLRVSFDVAFPDGPDGDAARERVQSAIEMSRDRLCSVSRTVQLGEDVVYEPVSRP; encoded by the coding sequence ATGACCGACGACACCCCGGACCAGGACCTGCGCAGCGTCGAGATCGCCCGGATCGGCCCGGCCCGCTTCAAGGCGACCAACGCCAGGGGAGGAGAGACCTTCTTCGGCACCGGGGGAGAGGACCCCGACTTCACCCCGGTCGAGCTGCTGCTGGCCGCGATCGCCGGCTGCAGCGCGCTGGACGTGGAGGCGATCACGCACAAGCGCACGTCGAGCACGACGTTCGACGTGCACGCCGAGGGCCGCAAGGTCCGTGACGAGGGCGGCAACCACCTGACGGGGCTGCGGGTCTCGTTCGACGTCGCCTTCCCGGACGGCCCTGACGGCGACGCTGCCCGGGAGCGGGTCCAGTCGGCGATCGAGATGTCGCGCGACCGCCTGTGCAGCGTCTCGCGGACGGTGCAGCTCGGCGAGGACGTGGTCTACGAGCCGGTCAGCCGACCGTGA
- a CDS encoding aldo/keto reductase: MADIPTYDLNDGTTIPAIGFGTYPLRGEAGTSAIVSALETGYRLIDTAVNYENEFEVGEALRRSGLPRDEVLVASKIPGRHHAYDDAIASVRGSLQRLGVEQTDLHLIHWPNPSQGRYVEAWRALVQLQKDGLVRSIGVSNFTEEHLARIIDDTGVAPAVNQVELHPRFPQEELRRVHERLGIRTEAWSPMGKRRAPLDEDAVTAAADTHGVSPGQVILRWHVQLGSLPIPKSADPVRQAQNLDVFGFELTEAEVAAVSGLAEPDGRLFGGDPDTHEEM; this comes from the coding sequence ATGGCTGACATCCCGACCTACGACCTCAACGACGGCACGACCATCCCCGCGATCGGCTTCGGCACCTATCCCCTGCGCGGCGAGGCCGGGACGAGCGCGATCGTGTCCGCGCTGGAGACCGGCTACCGGCTCATCGACACCGCGGTGAACTACGAGAACGAGTTCGAGGTCGGCGAGGCGCTCCGCCGCTCCGGGCTCCCCCGCGACGAGGTCCTCGTCGCCAGCAAGATCCCGGGCCGGCACCACGCGTACGACGACGCCATCGCGTCCGTGCGCGGGTCGCTGCAGCGGCTGGGCGTCGAGCAGACCGACCTGCACCTCATCCACTGGCCCAACCCGAGCCAGGGCAGGTACGTCGAGGCGTGGCGCGCGCTCGTGCAGCTCCAGAAGGACGGGCTCGTACGCTCGATCGGCGTCTCCAACTTCACCGAGGAGCACCTCGCCCGGATCATCGACGACACCGGCGTCGCGCCGGCCGTCAACCAGGTCGAGCTGCACCCGCGGTTCCCCCAGGAGGAGCTGCGCCGGGTGCACGAGCGGCTCGGCATCCGCACCGAGGCGTGGAGCCCCATGGGCAAGCGCCGCGCCCCGCTCGACGAGGACGCCGTCACCGCGGCCGCGGACACGCACGGCGTCTCCCCCGGCCAGGTCATCCTGCGCTGGCACGTGCAGCTCGGCTCGCTGCCCATCCCCAAGTCGGCGGACCCCGTGCGGCAGGCGCAGAACCTCGACGTCTTCGGCTTCGAGCTCACCGAGGCGGAGGTCGCTGCCGTGTCCGGGCTCGCCGAGCCCGACGGGCGTCTCTTCGGCGGCGACCCCGACACCCACGAGGAGATGTGA